One window of the Thermococcus sp. P6 genome contains the following:
- a CDS encoding replication factor C small subunit: MPEEVKEVKILEKPWVEKYRPQRLDDMVGQDHIVRRLKHYVKTGSMPHLLFAGPPGVGKTTAALCLARELFGESWRHNFLELNASDERGINVIREKVKEFARTKPIGGASFKIIFLDEADALTQDAQQALRRTMEMFSNNVRFILSCNYSSKIIEPIQSRCAIFRFRPLNDEDIARRIELIAENEGLELTPDGLEALLYVAEGDLRRAINVLQAAAALDTRITDENVFLVASRARPEDVREIMKLALEGNFLKAREKLRDVLLKQGLSGEDILIQMHREVFSLPIPEDRKVALADRIGEYNFRLVEGANEMIQLEALLAQFTIMGK, from the coding sequence ATGCCGGAGGAGGTAAAGGAGGTTAAGATTCTCGAAAAGCCGTGGGTCGAGAAGTACAGACCTCAGAGGCTCGACGACATGGTCGGTCAGGATCACATAGTCAGGAGGCTTAAACACTACGTTAAAACCGGTTCCATGCCCCACCTTTTGTTCGCCGGACCACCGGGCGTTGGAAAGACGACCGCCGCGCTGTGCCTCGCGCGGGAGCTTTTCGGAGAAAGCTGGAGGCACAACTTTCTCGAACTGAACGCGAGCGACGAGCGCGGCATCAACGTCATTCGCGAGAAGGTGAAGGAGTTTGCCAGAACGAAGCCCATAGGGGGTGCGAGCTTCAAGATAATCTTCCTCGATGAAGCCGACGCTTTAACTCAGGATGCCCAGCAGGCCCTCAGGAGAACGATGGAGATGTTCTCCAACAACGTTCGCTTCATACTCAGCTGCAACTACTCCTCGAAGATCATCGAGCCGATACAGTCGAGGTGTGCCATCTTCCGCTTCAGGCCACTTAACGATGAGGACATAGCGAGGCGCATAGAGCTCATAGCCGAAAACGAGGGACTTGAACTGACCCCTGACGGCCTCGAAGCACTTCTCTACGTGGCCGAAGGAGACCTCAGGAGGGCCATAAACGTTCTTCAGGCAGCCGCGGCTCTCGACACGAGGATAACCGACGAGAACGTCTTCCTCGTGGCGAGCAGGGCGAGACCGGAGGACGTCAGGGAGATAATGAAGCTGGCTCTGGAGGGCAACTTCCTCAAGGCGAGGGAGAAGCTCAGGGACGTGCTCCTGAAACAGGGCCTGAGCGGGGAGGATATACTCATTCAGATGCACAGGGAGGTCTTCAGCCTCCCCATACCGGAGGACAGGAAGGTGGCTCTGGCCGACAGGATAGGGGAGTACAACTTCCGCCTCGTCGAGGGGGCCAACGAGATGATACAGCTGGAGGCCCTTCTGGCGCAGTTCACCATAATGGGCAAGTGA
- a CDS encoding glycine C-acetyltransferase, with protein MGKLDWIREELEELKEKGLYVTIRKLESSQGPWIVVDGKKVLNMCSNNYLGLAAHPKIKEAAIRAILDYGVGAGAVRTIAGTMELHVELEEKLAKFKKREAAILFQSGYNANLGALSALLTKKDDGVFISEELNHASIIDGMRLSGAPKVIYKHLDMEDLKKKLEEVKDKKKKLIVSDGVFSMDGDLAPVPEMVELAEQYDAMVYIDDAHGEGVLGESGRGIVDHFKLHDRVDFEMGTLSKAFGVIGGYVAGPEEAIDYLRQRGRPFLFSSAPNPPDVAAAIASVEILQKSDELVKKLWDNTRFLQKGLRDLGYDLGNTKHPITPVMLYDEKRAQEFSKRLYEEYNIYAQAIVYPTVPLGTARIRLEPSAAHSKEDLQYVLDSFEDLGKKTGFLK; from the coding sequence ATGGGGAAGCTTGACTGGATTCGTGAAGAACTGGAAGAGCTCAAGGAGAAGGGCCTTTACGTGACCATAAGAAAGCTTGAAAGCTCCCAGGGGCCGTGGATTGTGGTCGATGGGAAGAAAGTTCTCAACATGTGCTCCAACAACTACCTCGGCCTCGCGGCGCATCCGAAGATAAAAGAGGCCGCCATAAGGGCCATTCTCGACTACGGCGTCGGTGCCGGAGCCGTTAGGACCATAGCCGGGACGATGGAGTTGCATGTTGAGCTCGAGGAGAAGCTCGCCAAGTTCAAGAAGAGGGAGGCAGCCATCCTCTTCCAGAGCGGCTACAACGCGAACCTCGGTGCCCTGAGCGCCCTCCTGACCAAGAAGGACGACGGCGTGTTCATCAGCGAGGAGCTAAACCACGCAAGCATCATAGACGGAATGCGCCTCAGCGGTGCACCCAAGGTCATCTACAAGCACCTCGACATGGAGGACCTGAAGAAGAAGCTCGAAGAGGTCAAAGACAAAAAGAAGAAGCTCATAGTGAGCGATGGCGTGTTCTCAATGGACGGTGACCTCGCCCCCGTTCCGGAGATGGTGGAACTCGCGGAGCAGTACGATGCCATGGTGTACATAGACGACGCCCACGGTGAGGGTGTCCTCGGAGAGAGCGGCAGGGGTATAGTGGACCACTTCAAGCTCCACGACAGGGTGGACTTCGAGATGGGAACGCTCAGCAAGGCCTTCGGTGTCATCGGCGGTTACGTTGCCGGGCCGGAGGAGGCGATAGACTACCTCAGGCAGAGGGGAAGGCCCTTCCTCTTCTCGAGCGCACCGAATCCGCCGGACGTTGCCGCCGCCATAGCCTCAGTTGAGATACTCCAGAAGAGCGATGAACTCGTTAAAAAGCTCTGGGACAACACCAGATTCCTCCAGAAGGGTCTCAGGGACCTCGGCTACGACCTCGGCAACACGAAGCACCCGATTACGCCGGTTATGCTCTACGATGAGAAGAGGGCTCAGGAGTTCTCGAAGCGCCTTTACGAGGAGTACAACATCTACGCGCAGGCCATAGTCTATCCGACGGTTCCGCTCGGAACTGCCAGAATAAGGCTCGAGCCGTCGGCAGCTCACAGCAAAGAGGACCTTCAGTACGTGCTGGACTCCTTCGAAGACCTCGGGAAGAAGACGGGCTTTTTGAAGTGA
- a CDS encoding molybdopterin-dependent oxidoreductase translates to MPTGEPMFSVCMRDCYDTCSLISRFKDGKLVVKGNPEHPITGGFLCPKGALLPKWFHSGDRLKVPLIRAGKRGEQNFRETSWEEAISMVADRLRETIREHGSESVLVYQYSGDRGIINYSFPLRLFHYLNASMLDYGICDRAGQEALKDVYGTAVGADPEALRDQKLIVYWGINAFWTNLHGFVLAEKLGLERWTVDAVKSETAKRSDKFFQIKPGTDVLFALGIAKLIIKNELYDEEFIRQTTFGFEKFRDYVSKIELEFVASETGIKKSEIEEFAFEYSEKRGVIHIGYGMQRSLAGGEAVRAISLLPALVGHRFGFIYDMKSIDKSYAEGAFLRKGKIKRIPQMKLAEYIEKGDIKFLYIYNANPLASLPNQNRLRKAFEESDVFVVVHDIFLTDTALFADVVLPANTFFERLDIADSYYHRYVALNEPVGRLHGKSNYEVTKMLASALGIKNPYLYEPEEEIIRKILEKNGLSFEELKKKGFIRVSEGPRGYSTPSGKIEFFSQRALGRGLKPFPEYKPMKGKGLQLLSPTHRMTITSQYHNTYGMIDPDLHMNPEDGAVRGIGDGERVQVYNERGAIETKVKLTEDVPRGVVVLYKAFWPKILGWNVNFLTTDEVDEGYGNSSAYHSTWVEVRKAGREK, encoded by the coding sequence ATGCCCACAGGTGAGCCAATGTTCAGCGTGTGTATGAGGGATTGTTATGACACATGTTCATTGATAAGCAGGTTTAAAGATGGGAAGCTTGTAGTAAAGGGAAACCCAGAGCACCCGATTACAGGAGGATTTCTCTGCCCGAAAGGAGCACTCCTTCCAAAGTGGTTTCACAGCGGAGATAGACTCAAGGTCCCTCTAATAAGGGCGGGAAAAAGAGGGGAACAAAATTTCAGGGAAACTTCCTGGGAAGAGGCCATTTCAATGGTGGCGGATAGGCTCAGGGAAACGATTAGGGAACATGGAAGTGAGAGCGTTTTGGTGTACCAGTATTCGGGGGACAGGGGCATAATAAATTATTCCTTTCCGCTACGATTGTTCCATTATCTGAACGCATCCATGCTTGACTATGGGATTTGTGACAGGGCGGGCCAAGAGGCTCTAAAGGATGTTTATGGCACTGCTGTTGGAGCCGACCCGGAGGCACTCAGGGATCAAAAATTAATTGTTTACTGGGGCATAAACGCATTTTGGACCAACCTCCATGGATTTGTGCTTGCCGAAAAGCTTGGGCTTGAGAGATGGACGGTAGACGCTGTGAAAAGTGAAACTGCCAAGAGAAGCGATAAATTCTTTCAAATAAAACCCGGCACCGATGTTCTCTTTGCCCTCGGGATTGCAAAGCTTATAATAAAGAATGAGCTTTATGACGAAGAATTCATCCGGCAGACTACCTTCGGGTTTGAGAAATTCAGGGATTATGTGTCAAAGATTGAACTGGAGTTCGTGGCGAGTGAAACAGGGATTAAAAAGAGCGAGATTGAGGAGTTCGCCTTTGAATACTCCGAGAAGAGGGGAGTGATCCATATAGGTTACGGTATGCAGCGCTCCCTTGCCGGAGGTGAAGCCGTGAGAGCAATCTCCCTCCTGCCAGCCCTCGTAGGGCACAGATTCGGCTTTATATATGATATGAAATCCATTGACAAGAGCTATGCCGAGGGGGCATTTCTAAGGAAGGGAAAGATTAAGCGGATTCCCCAGATGAAACTTGCGGAGTACATAGAAAAAGGGGATATCAAGTTCCTCTACATTTACAATGCGAACCCTCTGGCTTCTCTTCCAAATCAAAACCGGCTCAGAAAAGCATTTGAGGAAAGCGATGTCTTTGTTGTGGTTCACGATATATTCCTAACGGATACCGCTCTATTCGCGGATGTTGTTCTCCCGGCCAACACATTCTTCGAGCGCCTGGATATTGCCGATTCCTATTACCACCGCTACGTTGCCCTAAACGAGCCTGTGGGGCGATTGCATGGAAAGAGCAACTATGAGGTTACAAAAATGCTGGCGAGTGCCCTTGGGATTAAAAATCCCTATCTGTACGAGCCCGAGGAGGAGATAATACGCAAAATCCTTGAGAAAAATGGCCTGAGCTTTGAGGAGCTTAAGAAAAAGGGGTTCATCCGGGTCTCTGAAGGCCCCCGTGGATACAGCACACCAAGCGGAAAAATTGAATTCTTCTCCCAAAGAGCCCTTGGGAGGGGTTTAAAACCTTTTCCTGAATACAAGCCCATGAAGGGAAAGGGGCTTCAGCTTTTAAGTCCTACCCACAGGATGACCATAACGAGCCAGTATCACAACACCTATGGAATGATTGATCCGGACCTCCATATGAACCCCGAGGATGGCGCGGTTAGAGGAATTGGCGATGGGGAGAGGGTCCAGGTTTACAACGAAAGGGGAGCCATTGAAACAAAGGTTAAACTTACAGAGGACGTTCCCCGGGGAGTCGTCGTGCTGTACAAAGCATTTTGGCCAAAAATCCTGGGCTGGAACGTCAACTTCCTCACGACCGATGAGGTTGATGAAGGATACGGGAACTCATCCGCATATCACTCCACATGGGTGGAGGTTAGAAAAGCAGGCCGGGAAAAATAA
- the endA gene encoding tRNA-intron lyase, whose translation MKEPVTFQLSGDRVFSEGEKAINRFYNKRYFGEVINGRLFLSLIEAAYLLKKGRIRVFRGKKELSFEELVELGRKRDDQFDIKLLVYTDLRDRGYTVKSALKFGSHFRVYRRGMEEHSQWLVWVVPENARISPNDITARVRVAHGVRKNMVMAVVDEDNDVVYYQVNWVKF comes from the coding sequence TTGAAGGAACCCGTAACCTTTCAGCTGAGCGGTGACAGGGTCTTCAGCGAGGGGGAGAAGGCCATAAACAGGTTTTACAACAAACGCTACTTCGGTGAGGTGATAAACGGTAGGCTCTTCCTCTCGCTCATCGAGGCGGCCTACCTTCTGAAAAAGGGAAGGATAAGGGTTTTTAGGGGGAAGAAGGAGCTTTCCTTCGAGGAACTGGTGGAGCTCGGGAGGAAGAGGGACGATCAGTTCGACATAAAGCTCCTCGTTTACACGGACCTGAGGGATCGTGGCTACACCGTCAAGTCGGCCCTCAAGTTCGGTTCGCACTTCCGGGTTTACAGGCGCGGGATGGAGGAGCACTCCCAGTGGCTGGTCTGGGTCGTCCCCGAGAACGCCCGCATATCCCCCAACGACATCACCGCAAGGGTGAGGGTGGCCCACGGCGTCAGGAAGAACATGGTGATGGCGGTTGTTGACGAGGACAACGACGTGGTCTATTATCAGGTTAACTGGGTGAAGTTTTAG
- the rimI gene encoding ribosomal protein S18-alanine N-acetyltransferase: MSTSLRKPSRIPLAMVVIRPAKLFDIPEVVRIERQSFREEYPRGVFLVFLENNPDTFLVAEYSGKIIGYVMGYLRPDLEGHIMSIAVDPAYRGNGVGSALLEEAIERLIKKGARYIGLEVRVSNEGAIKLYERFGFRKIKRIVGYYLDGEDAYYMLLPAEEWGGMD, translated from the coding sequence ATGAGCACGTCCCTCAGGAAACCTTCCCGGATTCCACTGGCGATGGTCGTTATAAGGCCGGCAAAACTCTTCGATATCCCGGAAGTCGTGAGGATCGAGAGGCAATCCTTCCGTGAGGAGTACCCCCGTGGAGTGTTCCTCGTTTTCCTCGAGAACAACCCGGACACCTTTCTCGTGGCCGAGTACTCCGGTAAGATAATCGGCTACGTGATGGGCTACCTGCGGCCCGACCTCGAGGGGCACATAATGAGCATCGCCGTTGATCCCGCCTACAGGGGAAACGGCGTGGGTTCGGCCCTGCTCGAGGAGGCCATCGAAAGGCTCATAAAGAAGGGTGCCCGCTACATAGGTCTTGAGGTCAGGGTGAGCAACGAGGGTGCCATAAAGCTCTACGAACGCTTCGGCTTCAGGAAGATAAAGCGTATAGTCGGCTACTATCTTGACGGTGAGGACGCTTACTACATGCTTCTGCCGGCCGAAGAATGGGGTGGGATGGATTGA
- a CDS encoding ATP-binding protein yields MRIAERPDEPVGIVTGEATVNSFQFYARPDADLRFGDFVVAKLCRETRDRGCRLGENAEWVLGTIRGIKNINWLLSEGKSTFGSLDLDLREYGESIGENEALIVTVHILGRISFGKNVEIVPSRVPVPNGNGVYRASTELLRALYRGGEGFIELGTLLLREDVPVYLNVDELISRHFAILAVTGAGKSNTVSVMLGGLIEKLRGTVVVLDPHGDYVNLSLPETGTDYVNLIEAKIRPEDMDGEELADLMGIGKNAPIQRSYLIRAWDTVLHENPGLGGREAINATLKVLRDWISKGEGRYWDPHSNEYSEVEEIKADEKKTIMRLTMRISRFMRNYGHLLSSEDMVASIEAGKVNVIDLGPLDENQMKLVASKLLEKIFEKRMDYEKAKKRLEHLRNRPGNPEEVKELEEVIRSVEASYPALSEPLLVVVEEAHIFAPNNEGGEVVRVLGRIAREGRKFGVGLGLVSQRPSRLSEDVLSQTNTKIIMRIVNPRDQNYVIAASEQLSGELMEDIAGLGKGEAVVVGQAISLPALVKIHDFKALGGNYGGEDIGVVKRWKARLERERTEREKRELYEEAGVEVDF; encoded by the coding sequence ATGCGTATAGCAGAGAGACCCGACGAGCCGGTCGGGATCGTGACCGGTGAAGCGACCGTGAACTCCTTCCAGTTCTACGCCCGTCCCGATGCCGACCTCAGGTTCGGGGATTTTGTGGTTGCAAAGCTATGCAGGGAGACCCGGGATAGGGGGTGCAGGCTTGGAGAGAACGCGGAGTGGGTTCTTGGAACCATCAGGGGCATAAAGAACATCAACTGGCTCCTCAGCGAGGGAAAGAGCACCTTCGGGAGCCTTGATCTGGATCTGAGGGAGTACGGGGAGAGCATAGGAGAGAACGAGGCTTTGATAGTTACCGTTCATATTCTGGGGCGGATAAGCTTCGGAAAGAACGTTGAGATAGTCCCCAGCCGCGTGCCCGTTCCGAACGGGAACGGCGTCTACAGAGCCAGCACGGAACTCCTCAGGGCCCTCTACCGCGGAGGCGAGGGGTTCATTGAGCTGGGGACGCTCCTCCTGCGGGAAGACGTGCCCGTATACCTGAACGTTGACGAGCTGATTTCGAGGCACTTCGCAATTCTGGCGGTTACAGGAGCCGGCAAGAGCAACACCGTCTCCGTTATGCTCGGGGGGCTGATAGAGAAGCTGAGGGGAACCGTGGTGGTGCTCGATCCCCACGGCGATTACGTGAACCTGAGCCTCCCGGAGACAGGCACCGATTACGTTAACCTCATAGAGGCAAAGATCCGGCCGGAAGATATGGACGGCGAGGAACTGGCCGACCTCATGGGAATAGGAAAGAACGCCCCCATACAGCGCTCCTACCTCATACGTGCATGGGACACCGTCCTTCACGAGAACCCCGGTTTAGGCGGGAGGGAAGCCATAAATGCCACCCTGAAGGTCCTTCGAGACTGGATCTCCAAAGGCGAGGGCAGGTACTGGGACCCGCACTCCAATGAATACTCCGAGGTGGAAGAGATAAAGGCGGACGAGAAAAAGACCATAATGAGGCTGACGATGAGGATATCCCGCTTCATGAGGAACTACGGCCACCTGCTCTCAAGCGAGGACATGGTGGCATCGATCGAGGCCGGAAAGGTGAACGTCATAGACCTCGGACCGCTGGACGAGAACCAGATGAAGCTCGTCGCATCGAAGCTCCTTGAAAAGATCTTCGAAAAAAGGATGGACTACGAGAAGGCAAAGAAGAGGCTCGAACACCTGAGGAACAGACCCGGAAATCCGGAAGAGGTGAAGGAACTCGAGGAGGTCATCCGCTCGGTGGAGGCATCCTATCCAGCCCTTTCCGAGCCATTACTTGTGGTGGTTGAGGAGGCCCACATATTCGCACCCAACAATGAGGGGGGCGAGGTCGTCAGGGTCCTCGGCAGGATAGCGAGGGAAGGGAGGAAGTTCGGCGTCGGACTTGGTCTCGTGTCCCAGAGGCCGAGCAGGCTCAGCGAAGACGTCCTCAGCCAGACGAACACGAAGATAATCATGCGCATAGTCAACCCGAGGGATCAGAACTACGTCATAGCGGCCAGCGAACAGCTGAGCGGTGAACTGATGGAGGACATCGCGGGCCTTGGAAAGGGCGAGGCCGTCGTGGTGGGGCAGGCGATAAGCCTTCCGGCACTGGTGAAGATCCACGACTTCAAGGCACTGGGAGGCAACTACGGTGGAGAGGACATAGGCGTCGTGAAGCGCTGGAAGGCGAGGCTGGAGCGCGAAAGGACCGAAAGGGAAAAGAGAGAGCTCTACGAAGAGGCCGGAGTGGAGGTAGACTTCTGA
- the mre11 gene encoding DNA double-strand break repair protein Mre11, with translation MKFAHIADVHLGFEQYRLPYRAREFARSFEEAVDRSIEEGVDFILIVGDLFHSSRPSPGTIQEALEVLEKPKKAGIPVFAIEGNHDRTQRKVSAYNLLERLGLLHLIGLRDERVENDFLTSERLGSKYLVRGTVETGRRSVEIHGIKYMSAAWFEKNKLTEIFKPEGDAILMLHQGIKELVEKMAGIIPDSQRDYFELRMKDLPKGYRYYALGHIHREFVTSYDIGTLVYPGSLQRWDFGDYEVRYRWNGRSFIPEAGTRKGFYIVEDFKPRFVELKVRPFVDIKLKADEETAIRELQRLREKIPREAFVRLDISWEKPYDVSGFRRILEVEHLYVRARFEGKKGVPGSGGLPEPGKYFTPVELKTIRLAGEKDFNEVDAVIELFLKGEEETEPTLTDEKSAIKVEPVERVKPEGPKPKKPSNILAWIGGGDED, from the coding sequence ATGAAGTTCGCCCACATCGCAGACGTTCACCTCGGCTTCGAGCAGTACCGCCTCCCCTACAGGGCCCGGGAGTTCGCCAGATCCTTCGAGGAGGCCGTTGACAGGTCCATAGAGGAAGGGGTGGACTTTATACTCATAGTCGGTGACCTCTTCCACTCGAGCAGGCCCAGTCCCGGGACGATACAGGAGGCCTTAGAGGTGCTTGAAAAGCCGAAGAAGGCAGGGATACCCGTCTTCGCCATAGAGGGAAACCACGACAGGACCCAGAGGAAGGTGTCCGCCTACAACCTCCTCGAGAGGCTCGGCCTCCTCCACCTAATCGGCCTGAGGGATGAAAGGGTGGAGAACGACTTCCTGACGAGCGAGAGACTTGGAAGCAAATACCTCGTCAGGGGAACCGTCGAGACCGGAAGGAGAAGCGTTGAAATCCACGGAATAAAATACATGAGCGCCGCGTGGTTCGAGAAGAACAAACTAACGGAAATATTCAAACCGGAAGGAGACGCCATCCTGATGCTCCATCAGGGGATAAAGGAGCTCGTGGAGAAGATGGCCGGGATCATCCCCGATAGCCAGCGCGACTACTTCGAACTGAGGATGAAGGACCTTCCCAAGGGGTACCGCTACTACGCCCTCGGCCACATCCACAGGGAGTTCGTCACGAGCTACGACATCGGAACGCTGGTCTATCCGGGCTCGCTCCAGCGCTGGGACTTCGGGGACTACGAGGTTCGCTACCGCTGGAACGGGAGGAGCTTTATTCCGGAGGCCGGCACAAGAAAGGGTTTCTACATCGTCGAAGATTTCAAACCGAGGTTCGTCGAGCTTAAGGTGAGGCCCTTCGTGGACATCAAACTCAAAGCCGACGAGGAGACCGCCATAAGGGAACTGCAGCGCCTGAGGGAGAAGATACCGCGCGAGGCCTTCGTGAGGCTTGATATAAGCTGGGAAAAACCCTACGACGTTTCGGGTTTCCGGAGGATACTCGAGGTGGAACACCTCTACGTAAGAGCACGCTTTGAGGGCAAGAAGGGAGTGCCCGGGAGTGGAGGCCTACCTGAACCCGGGAAGTACTTCACCCCCGTGGAACTGAAGACGATAAGGCTGGCAGGAGAAAAGGACTTCAACGAGGTCGATGCCGTGATCGAGCTCTTCCTGAAGGGCGAAGAGGAGACGGAACCAACGCTTACGGATGAAAAATCGGCTATAAAAGTAGAGCCAGTGGAGAGGGTAAAACCGGAGGGACCAAAACCCAAAAAGCCCTCAAACATTCTCGCGTGGATCGGTGGTGGAGATGAAGATTGA
- the rad50 gene encoding DNA double-strand break repair ATPase Rad50, whose product MKIEKLIVADFRSHRLTQVEFKDGINLIIGQNGSGKSSLLDALLIGLYWPSRPKDLRKGDFLRIGGNSTEITVYFEKEGVRYQVHRKITKGVAFAKYHDGTSWKHVSETSHKTVRDWMEKLIPYDVFLNAIYIRQGEIDAILESDESREKVVRQVLGLDRYENAYNNLLEVRKEIDRRIKSTEEFLKRTENIDELIRDMEKKLEKTLKEIKELSRRIPELEKELKEAREKLNHLKELKGKIDSLRLEIKESEGRKEALKSKLAELEKRISEGEKKVKELEEKVKELKGLKERSEQYLNLLKFRGYYVEERGKNEGLAGKYRTGIEEIEKRLAELEKVEKQLAGMKKKADELRKKLRELEEEAKRYEKVKTLLKQLKDQRNRLKYSEEEIANLSSRIEEAKARREEILEELQKIQGELGGLKNLIGERNRAIKELEGATGRCPVCGRELTEEHRNEIIERYRREVLEASGEVKRLKERKEDLNRELREITEILKGERELTEQKTILEDIKRLEGELKKYNVEELRRKGKEYEKSREDLNRLEGELKSMENELKKREELENRKKDLEEKLRSVELRLKELDKELRERGFSSVGELDAKLEELKPFYERYLQLKGSEEELKREREKLEGLRGEREETERNLKAEEENLKALKEELKEKEALYSEEEHKRTEELVYSLGEELAGMRANLKALSKERDELTNNLGRLREEKELRIRKRKELEGLRKAREDVQKLREKLKRYKAMLRENALSKVGELASEIFEELTEEKYSGITVRAEEKKVRLGVVYDGREYGLGFLSGGERIALGLAFRLALSLYLAGEISLLILDEPTPYLDEERRRRLVDIMQRYLRKIPQVIVVSHDEELKDAADRVIRVSLENGVSRVEEVRMEV is encoded by the coding sequence ATGAAGATTGAGAAGCTCATCGTGGCCGATTTCCGATCTCACCGGTTAACTCAGGTCGAGTTCAAGGACGGGATAAACCTGATAATCGGCCAGAACGGAAGCGGTAAGAGCTCCCTCCTCGACGCGCTCCTCATCGGCCTCTACTGGCCCAGCAGACCGAAGGACCTGAGGAAGGGGGACTTTCTCAGGATAGGAGGGAACTCCACGGAGATAACCGTCTACTTCGAGAAGGAAGGCGTTAGGTATCAGGTCCATAGAAAAATAACGAAGGGCGTGGCCTTTGCGAAGTATCACGACGGAACGTCGTGGAAGCACGTTTCCGAGACCAGCCATAAGACCGTAAGGGACTGGATGGAAAAGCTCATCCCGTACGATGTTTTTCTCAACGCCATTTACATAAGGCAGGGCGAAATCGATGCGATCCTCGAGAGCGACGAGAGCAGGGAGAAGGTGGTGAGGCAGGTTCTCGGCCTTGACAGGTACGAAAACGCCTACAACAACCTCCTCGAAGTGAGGAAGGAGATAGACAGAAGGATAAAATCGACGGAGGAGTTCCTGAAAAGGACGGAGAACATCGACGAACTCATCAGGGATATGGAGAAAAAACTCGAGAAGACCCTCAAGGAGATAAAGGAACTCTCCAGAAGGATTCCGGAGCTGGAGAAAGAGCTGAAGGAGGCGAGAGAAAAGCTCAACCACCTCAAGGAGCTTAAGGGAAAGATCGATAGCCTCAGGCTCGAGATCAAGGAAAGTGAAGGAAGGAAGGAAGCCCTCAAGAGCAAGCTGGCCGAACTCGAGAAACGCATCTCCGAGGGCGAGAAAAAGGTGAAAGAGCTGGAGGAGAAGGTTAAGGAGCTAAAGGGACTTAAGGAACGGAGCGAGCAGTACCTAAATCTATTGAAATTCAGAGGGTACTACGTGGAGGAGAGGGGAAAAAACGAAGGGCTGGCCGGGAAATACAGGACGGGAATAGAGGAGATCGAAAAACGCCTCGCCGAGCTGGAGAAGGTTGAAAAGCAGCTCGCCGGGATGAAGAAGAAGGCCGACGAGCTCAGGAAAAAGTTGAGGGAGCTGGAGGAGGAAGCCAAAAGGTATGAGAAGGTTAAAACCCTGCTGAAACAGCTAAAAGACCAGAGAAATCGCCTGAAGTACTCCGAGGAAGAAATAGCGAATCTTTCCTCCAGAATCGAGGAAGCAAAAGCCCGGAGGGAGGAGATTCTGGAGGAACTTCAGAAGATACAGGGGGAACTCGGCGGGCTCAAGAACCTCATAGGTGAGAGGAACAGGGCGATAAAGGAGCTGGAGGGGGCAACGGGCAGGTGTCCCGTCTGCGGCAGGGAGCTGACGGAGGAACACCGGAATGAGATAATCGAAAGGTACAGAAGGGAGGTTTTAGAAGCCTCCGGGGAAGTTAAGAGGCTCAAGGAGAGGAAAGAAGACCTGAACAGAGAACTCCGGGAAATAACAGAGATTCTGAAGGGGGAGCGGGAACTCACGGAGCAGAAGACGATACTCGAGGATATCAAAAGGCTCGAGGGGGAGCTGAAGAAATACAACGTCGAAGAACTGCGTAGAAAAGGGAAGGAATACGAGAAGAGCAGGGAAGACCTGAACAGGCTTGAGGGCGAGCTAAAGAGCATGGAAAATGAGCTTAAAAAGAGGGAAGAGCTCGAAAACAGGAAAAAAGACCTCGAGGAGAAGCTCAGGTCCGTGGAGCTCCGGCTGAAGGAACTCGATAAAGAGCTCCGGGAGAGGGGTTTCTCGAGCGTCGGGGAGCTCGATGCGAAGCTCGAAGAGCTCAAACCGTTCTACGAGAGGTACCTCCAGCTGAAGGGTTCGGAAGAGGAGCTCAAAAGGGAGCGGGAGAAACTGGAGGGGCTCCGGGGGGAGCGCGAGGAGACGGAAAGAAACCTCAAAGCAGAGGAAGAAAATCTGAAGGCGCTTAAGGAGGAACTAAAAGAGAAGGAAGCACTTTACAGCGAGGAAGAGCATAAAAGAACCGAAGAACTCGTCTATTCACTGGGTGAAGAGCTGGCAGGGATGAGGGCGAATCTAAAAGCCCTTTCAAAGGAGCGCGATGAACTCACGAACAACCTCGGTAGACTCAGGGAGGAGAAGGAACTCAGGATCAGAAAGAGGAAGGAACTGGAAGGTCTCAGGAAAGCCCGCGAAGATGTTCAGAAGCTGAGGGAAAAGCTAAAGCGCTACAAGGCCATGCTGAGGGAGAACGCCCTCTCAAAGGTCGGCGAGCTGGCAAGCGAGATATTCGAGGAACTCACGGAGGAGAAGTATTCGGGGATAACCGTCAGGGCCGAGGAGAAGAAGGTAAGACTCGGGGTGGTGTACGACGGCAGAGAGTACGGCCTCGGTTTCCTCAGCGGTGGGGAGAGGATAGCCCTTGGTCTGGCCTTCAGGCTCGCACTGTCCCTCTATCTGGCGGGGGAGATAAGCCTGCTGATTCTGGACGAACCGACGCCCTACCTCGACGAGGAGAGGAGGAGAAGGCTCGTTGACATAATGCAGCGCTATTTAAGGAAGATCCCTCAGGTGATAGTCGTTTCCCACGACGAAGAACTGAAGGACGCTGCGGACAGGGTGATAAGGGTTAGCCTCGAGAACGGCGTATCAAGGGTCGAAGAGGTAAGGATGGAGGTGTGA